The Hippea jasoniae genome has a window encoding:
- a CDS encoding aspartate:alanine exchanger family transporter — MIHSEIFYLFLIIVLGYILGNIKIKGFSLDISAVLIVALIFGHFGVVIPSEFKLFGLAIFIYAVGLQSGPGFFEALKEEGFKLNILAAATLCAIFGIIFGVGYFLKLPVDVVDGIFTGAISSAPSLASALEKTNSPNLSIAFGVVYPFGILAVVLFVRFLPSLLKIDINKEIEQYELHQYELHPQILTKNFKITNDNFKNQKIHKSQIEKLTSTVIERIESQYPIDPTKEDVILHHGDIVRVSGTPQQLEHLKIIFGEEIEGDVTFHDDMKSYKMLVTNKDIVGKKIGELKELKLLGAVITKIRRSGIDIPPYPTLTLMLGDKLYIVAPEKYKKKVSKIIGNDLLKYPAADFLPISLGIVLGIFIGSIPIGIPGVGNIKFSFVGGILITALVLGRLGRTGKIVWQLSPHSNSLMKVLGQLIFLATIGTNSGKFLIESLKNHGYISIIIGIAGILIPLYLIALLSKKLLKLNIIEIIGMISGAMTSTPSLGMANSFIGKDYASISYAAVYPFAMVISIILAQLGLQLF; from the coding sequence ATGATTCATTCTGAAATATTTTATCTCTTCTTGATAATTGTTCTTGGTTATATCCTGGGGAATATAAAAATTAAGGGCTTTTCTTTAGATATATCGGCTGTTTTGATTGTTGCATTGATATTTGGTCATTTTGGCGTTGTTATACCATCTGAGTTTAAACTATTTGGTCTTGCTATTTTCATATACGCTGTGGGCTTGCAATCTGGACCTGGTTTTTTTGAGGCCTTAAAAGAGGAAGGCTTTAAGCTTAACATACTTGCTGCAGCTACACTTTGTGCAATATTCGGTATAATATTTGGAGTAGGTTATTTTTTAAAGCTTCCTGTCGATGTGGTCGATGGAATATTCACTGGAGCGATCTCTTCTGCTCCCTCACTTGCAAGTGCTTTAGAAAAGACAAACTCACCCAATCTTTCGATAGCCTTTGGCGTTGTTTATCCATTTGGTATCCTGGCTGTTGTCCTGTTTGTAAGGTTTCTGCCCTCATTACTCAAAATTGACATCAACAAAGAAATAGAGCAATACGAACTACATCAATATGAGCTTCATCCACAAATCCTAACCAAAAACTTCAAGATAACAAACGACAACTTCAAAAACCAGAAAATACATAAATCTCAGATCGAAAAACTCACATCAACGGTAATCGAACGCATAGAATCCCAATACCCCATAGACCCAACAAAGGAGGATGTGATCCTGCATCACGGTGATATTGTAAGGGTATCTGGAACACCCCAGCAGCTTGAGCATCTTAAGATCATTTTTGGTGAGGAGATTGAGGGAGATGTTACATTTCACGACGATATGAAGTCATACAAAATGCTTGTAACAAACAAGGATATTGTAGGTAAAAAGATTGGCGAGTTGAAAGAGTTAAAACTACTTGGTGCAGTTATAACAAAAATCAGACGCTCCGGCATCGACATCCCACCCTATCCTACACTTACACTTATGCTTGGCGATAAGCTTTACATTGTGGCACCGGAAAAATACAAAAAGAAGGTATCAAAGATTATAGGTAACGATCTGTTAAAATACCCTGCCGCTGATTTTTTACCTATATCGCTGGGTATAGTGCTTGGCATATTTATAGGTAGCATACCCATTGGTATTCCCGGTGTGGGAAACATCAAATTTAGTTTTGTGGGTGGTATTTTGATCACAGCTTTGGTTCTTGGTCGTCTTGGTAGAACAGGAAAGATCGTATGGCAATTATCTCCCCATTCAAACTCTTTGATGAAGGTGTTGGGTCAGCTTATCTTTCTTGCAACAATAGGCACAAACTCTGGCAAATTTTTAATAGAATCCCTAAAAAATCACGGCTACATCTCTATAATCATCGGCATTGCAGGAATCTTGATACCACTTTATCTTATTGCGTTGCTATCAAAAAAGCTTTTAAAATTGAACATCATAGAAATAATAGGCATGATCAGTGGTGCGATGACTTCAACCCCGTCTTTAGGTATGGCAAACAGCTTTATAGGCAAAGATTATGCATCAATCAGCTATGCAGCTGTATATCCATTTGCAATGGTTATCTCTATTATCCTTGCCCAGTTAGGTTTACAGCTATTTTAA
- a CDS encoding GGDEF domain-containing protein: MVVKQKSIVRESLIYMLLLGVVIGILFLPVADIVFHLPKTKIYSLPFILTTVSSGIFVGSISFLIVKFVVLNRLKELEEKIEAITQNIFNYQVGKIGSVDECTNCYLKIPSRDILGSIATKYNALIRIIRNQFYQHELIENYSQKISKIVTRDDLNKITTEFFIEKLSLIGCEIYSLTYTGEIDFVFSKGVHSNLSEQKILSLNDILDKNQIISMKDKDVELVEFGSCAIKPKEVYYYPIIHSNFRLLVVFYSPSFITKEKRTLIDHILNEYKFAYESAQMYEKMQKMAAYDELTGIYNRRFGMKRLIEEYKRALRTESCFCVLMIDIDFFKKINDTYGHQAGDYILASIGKIIQSNFRAEDIVMRYGGEEFFCVMSNSNIQNGKKKAELLRKKVQETTFVWKNTKINVTISVGVSNYDIKNSPKKELDEIIALADQALYAAKKGGRNKVIVANDSF; this comes from the coding sequence ATGGTGGTTAAGCAAAAAAGTATTGTCAGAGAAAGTCTCATCTACATGCTTCTTCTTGGCGTAGTTATAGGAATTCTTTTTCTTCCAGTGGCTGATATCGTTTTTCACCTGCCAAAAACAAAAATATACTCACTACCCTTCATATTAACTACAGTTAGCTCAGGTATATTTGTTGGCAGTATATCATTTTTGATAGTCAAGTTTGTTGTACTTAATAGACTAAAGGAGTTGGAGGAGAAAATAGAAGCCATAACTCAAAACATATTTAATTATCAGGTAGGTAAGATAGGCTCTGTTGATGAATGCACCAACTGCTACCTCAAAATCCCCTCAAGAGATATCTTGGGCAGCATAGCTACAAAATACAACGCACTCATAAGAATAATAAGAAACCAGTTTTATCAGCACGAACTTATAGAAAACTACTCTCAAAAAATAAGCAAAATCGTCACAAGAGATGACCTTAATAAAATTACAACAGAGTTTTTTATAGAAAAACTTTCACTTATCGGCTGCGAAATATACTCACTAACATATACAGGCGAGATTGATTTTGTTTTCTCAAAAGGTGTTCATTCAAACCTCTCAGAACAAAAAATATTATCGCTAAACGATATCTTAGACAAAAATCAAATAATCAGCATGAAAGATAAAGATGTGGAGTTGGTTGAGTTTGGCAGCTGTGCAATCAAACCAAAAGAGGTGTACTATTATCCAATAATCCATTCAAATTTCAGGTTATTGGTTGTATTTTACAGTCCATCCTTTATAACAAAAGAAAAAAGAACATTAATAGATCATATTCTCAATGAATATAAATTTGCATACGAAAGTGCTCAGATGTATGAAAAGATGCAAAAAATGGCTGCCTATGATGAACTAACAGGCATATACAACAGGCGCTTCGGTATGAAAAGGTTAATAGAGGAATACAAAAGAGCCTTGAGGACTGAAAGTTGCTTTTGCGTTTTAATGATTGATATAGACTTTTTCAAAAAGATAAACGACACCTACGGCCATCAGGCTGGCGATTACATCTTGGCATCTATCGGAAAAATTATTCAGTCAAATTTTAGAGCTGAAGATATTGTTATGAGATATGGCGGTGAGGAGTTTTTTTGCGTAATGAGCAACTCAAATATACAAAATGGCAAGAAAAAAGCCGAATTACTTAGAAAAAAAGTCCAAGAGACAACTTTTGTCTGGAAAAATACAAAAATCAATGTTACGATTTCTGTGGGTGTCTCTAACTACGACATCAAAAATTCTCCCAAAAAGGAGCTTGATGAGATTATTGCTTTAGCGGATCAAGCCCTTTATGCTGCAAAGAAAGGTGGCAGGAACAAAGTTATTGTAGCCAATGATTCATTCTGA